A genomic stretch from Marinifilum sp. JC120 includes:
- a CDS encoding YaaA family protein, producing MKTIILIPPSEGKADGGKNKPLKAVSGISADLIEAIKEADPKKLYGLKEKALEKAITVNKDVLISKTMPAIERYTGVVYDAIDYQTLKNKSDFDKKVLIVSGLFGLVSPTDLIPNYRLKIDKLKAAKLWVNSNSEQLKNKFVIDLLPQAHKKAVKYENGIEVEFVLKKAGKKMPAGHQGKHIKGRFVRWLIENNVTNPKHFNDFNEEGYKWTGEIFLKEV from the coding sequence ATGAAAACTATTATCTTAATTCCACCATCTGAGGGTAAAGCTGATGGCGGAAAGAACAAGCCTTTAAAGGCTGTTTCAGGTATTTCAGCTGACTTAATTGAAGCGATTAAAGAAGCTGACCCTAAAAAATTATATGGACTTAAAGAAAAGGCGCTCGAGAAAGCAATTACTGTAAATAAGGACGTCTTAATCTCAAAAACAATGCCAGCAATCGAACGGTATACAGGTGTTGTTTATGACGCTATCGATTATCAAACTTTGAAAAATAAATCCGACTTTGATAAAAAAGTGTTAATTGTATCGGGGCTATTTGGCCTTGTAAGCCCTACTGATTTGATTCCTAATTATCGTTTGAAGATTGATAAATTAAAGGCTGCCAAGTTATGGGTAAATTCCAATTCAGAGCAATTAAAAAACAAATTTGTTATTGATTTATTACCGCAAGCACACAAGAAAGCGGTGAAATATGAGAATGGAATTGAGGTTGAATTTGTCCTGAAAAAAGCAGGAAAAAAGATGCCGGCAGGTCACCAAGGAAAGCACATTAAAGGTCGATTTGTCAGGTGGCTCATTGAAAATAACGTCACTAACCCAAAGCATTTTAATGATTTTAATGAAGAAGGCTATAAGTGGACTGGTGAAATTTTCTTAAAGGAAGTTTAG
- a CDS encoding DUF4268 domain-containing protein has translation MFQIDKSSNRISALEKMTFSELKFKEREHLQEWLANTPESLGEDFLIIQKEFDGFDETRERLDLLALDKDGNLVIIENKLDDSGRDVVWQAIKYASYSSNLNKNQVIEIYQQYLRKIGSDDDAEESLTNFLCVEDLDEIILNKGNGQRVIFVAANFRKEVTSTALWLLSHGINVQCFKVTPYEFNDEYLLDVKQIIPVPEVKDLMIGMSEKEAEEKGVEAKQKKVNSIRLKFWEQLLRYLRESSCNIYDNISPSHDHWSNAGSGVGGAPYALIFGKKLIRIELTLNNASQKINKMMFDELYKSKSEIEEAFGKELTWERLDNKKSSRVKFEEAIDGYNEENWPYINNWMFENLQKIEVAIKSPLVAASTLVRSSSLSK, from the coding sequence ATGTTCCAAATAGATAAAAGTAGTAATCGTATTAGCGCCTTGGAGAAGATGACGTTTTCAGAACTAAAATTTAAGGAAAGGGAACACCTCCAGGAATGGCTGGCAAATACACCTGAGTCACTAGGAGAAGACTTTTTAATAATTCAAAAAGAATTTGATGGCTTTGATGAAACTCGTGAACGATTGGATTTGTTAGCTTTAGATAAAGACGGGAATTTGGTGATTATTGAAAATAAGCTCGATGATTCGGGCCGTGATGTTGTCTGGCAAGCGATTAAGTATGCATCGTATAGTTCTAATTTGAATAAAAATCAGGTGATTGAAATTTATCAGCAGTATCTTCGAAAGATAGGTTCTGACGATGATGCAGAGGAGTCTTTAACTAATTTTCTTTGTGTTGAGGATTTGGACGAAATTATTTTGAATAAAGGGAATGGACAAAGAGTTATATTTGTTGCTGCTAATTTTAGGAAAGAGGTAACTAGTACAGCTCTTTGGCTTTTGTCACATGGGATCAATGTCCAATGCTTCAAGGTTACACCGTATGAATTTAATGATGAGTATTTATTGGATGTAAAGCAGATTATCCCAGTACCTGAAGTAAAAGACTTAATGATTGGAATGTCTGAAAAAGAAGCAGAGGAAAAAGGTGTTGAGGCTAAGCAAAAGAAAGTAAATTCAATTCGTCTTAAATTTTGGGAGCAATTACTAAGGTATCTCAGAGAAAGCTCTTGTAACATATATGATAATATTAGTCCTTCTCATGATCACTGGAGTAATGCAGGTTCTGGTGTTGGTGGGGCGCCGTATGCATTAATTTTTGGTAAAAAATTAATTAGAATTGAATTGACTCTCAATAACGCATCACAAAAAATAAATAAGATGATGTTTGACGAGCTCTATAAGTCAAAGAGCGAAATTGAAGAAGCGTTTGGGAAAGAGCTTACATGGGAAAGACTTGATAATAAAAAATCTTCTCGAGTTAAGTTTGAAGAAGCAATTGATGGGTATAATGAAGAAAATTGGCCTTACATTAATAATTGGATGTTTGAAAATTTGCAGAAAATAGAAGTTGCAATAAAGAGCCCGTTAGTAGCAGCTAGTACTTTAGTGAGAAGCAGCTCCCTTTCAAAGTAA
- a CDS encoding XRE family transcriptional regulator — translation MALFESLFSGSVPTSIHLIWDLWKYKNKSTSCDEEISEINRCPEEVAVDTSKQTEAYAISRRVGKVVEMMNAGRHTRYTLAELAQVLGMERVGDLEKIISGENEPSFKFLKDFSCHFGVDFDWLASGQNTPFATTLIHFNFPGAYLEIIEEQQPEKIYFVMCQGDTPDAFIVLKNSRLNYSVCPTMWRISSRIDYGVEILLHDFYKMQQKMDAMGMFSKCYSVSLKRDVFHELHYGEIFPGRALEEACKSKWFEDFFDIYHKYPIADRYGEFYGAEFLLAQGIVRDHESKRLDQ, via the coding sequence ATGGCTCTTTTTGAAAGTTTATTTTCTGGTTCAGTGCCAACATCTATTCACCTTATTTGGGATCTTTGGAAGTATAAAAACAAAAGTACAAGTTGTGATGAAGAAATTTCAGAAATAAATCGATGCCCTGAAGAGGTTGCAGTTGATACAAGTAAACAAACAGAGGCTTATGCCATTTCTAGGCGAGTGGGCAAAGTTGTGGAAATGATGAATGCCGGACGGCATACCCGATACACCCTCGCAGAGCTCGCACAAGTTTTAGGTATGGAACGCGTTGGTGATCTGGAAAAAATAATATCAGGAGAAAATGAGCCTTCATTCAAGTTCCTGAAGGATTTTTCCTGTCATTTTGGAGTTGATTTCGATTGGTTAGCTAGTGGGCAAAATACACCTTTTGCAACAACGTTAATTCATTTTAATTTTCCAGGGGCATACTTGGAAATAATTGAAGAACAACAACCTGAGAAAATTTATTTTGTAATGTGTCAGGGAGATACACCGGATGCTTTTATTGTTTTAAAAAATAGTAGGTTGAATTATTCAGTGTGTCCAACAATGTGGCGGATTAGTAGCCGTATAGATTATGGAGTGGAAATATTACTCCATGACTTCTATAAAATGCAACAAAAGATGGACGCCATGGGTATGTTTTCTAAGTGTTATAGTGTGTCTCTCAAAAGAGATGTGTTTCATGAGTTACACTATGGTGAGATTTTCCCAGGGAGAGCACTGGAAGAAGCATGCAAAAGCAAATGGTTTGAAGATTTTTTTGACATATATCATAAGTATCCTATTGCTGATCGTTATGGTGAGTTCTATGGTGCTGAATTTTTGCTTGCCCAGGGTATTGTAAGGGATCATGAAAGTAAGAGATTAGATCAGTAG